The sequence below is a genomic window from Silene latifolia isolate original U9 population chromosome 7, ASM4854445v1, whole genome shotgun sequence.
ATTGCTCGAGGATGAACTACCATTGCTAATACGGCACATGGTACTACCTGCGTTTTGATTAATTTTTATCATTATTTAAACCGGTTATCAGATGTCAGAAATATTTCGTGTAGTAATATACTATGAAGGACAAGAACAAAGAGAATACCACATAGTACAAAGGCATGGTGTCCAGTTCTTTGATGTAGGTAGACTTCAACTTAAACCGGATCATATAAATCACCCACAAAGTGAACAACAACGTGACGGAGTCGAGTACTGTATGTATGTCGTTCTCCATCATGAAGCTACATACAAGTCTTGCGCTTAAGAATATTGCCGTCAGTTCTTGTGTTTTTAGTGACAGACCTATAACATTCAAAAACATAAGTCTTTGGTTGCatttctctttaatttaatttttaaaaccttGATAACAAGAGCGACCTTAAGATTTAGTGTCTTAAGACGCTCTTTGAGGTCCATTTAAGTTAGTAAATTAAATTTTTGCAATCGTAGAACGTTAACACGATTTTTCGATCTCATACAATCTTCTTTTATACAATTGATTACAAGCCTTTTTTTAGTTATAAACAGAAAATTCACACGGTACCCTGAAGTTTGACATTTCGTACGAAATACACAATTTCTCGAACGGAAAACTTTAGGAGGCCATAaatcgggatttggaaaaatAAAATTCGGATTTGGAACTCATGACAAGGAGATATGGTCACTCAATGTTTGTTCCGACAAAAAgaaacttatatatatatcatataatCTACTGATTTTATAGTGATTATATCAAATCATTTTTATTGAGACGAATCAACCAAGTGACAGGCATAAATCAATACGTGTTATCCATCTATTATAGATATGGAGAGTTAAAAAATCGAAAAACATTACTAGTAATGTGAAATGACGTACCCGAGCACGACCTTTTGGAGCCAGTAGTGAGCTTCAAAATCAATACAAAAATCCCAAGAGCATGAATAGATTCAGAAGCAACAAAAAAATGATCATAATCTTTAACGATATATCTCAATGCAACCAAGCAACATAATGCAATAACTGCACCCAAAATTATTTTCATTTTCAAAGATCGTCTTTGAATCCATTGACTTAATTTTTTAATAGGCGTTGGACTTCCCATCAAAATTATTCACAAATTGatgaagaattagggttttcaattACAAAATTGGGTTTTATGTTATTgttattaattggttaattgacAAGAAATATGCATTAATAAAGAGTAAATGTTATGAGTTTATGGGTGAAATATTTTTTGGATACTGGTTTTTTATTTGGTGTgctttaatttatttgaaatattaTACAAATAAAATGTATACAATTTGGTATTTACAGAAATGAATGAATTTTAGGATAATATTCCAATTAATTCATGCATTAAAGATGGGAAGAATCTGGAATGATATTACTACATTAAAGTGCATTACGTAGAAAGAAAAGCAATTTGGATATTAACTCTTATCGTATATTCGTAtggtgtatttttttttttttttggtggcaATCGAATGGTGTATATTCTGTATAGTGTAACCAGAATACGAGATTAttatatatttttcttcttttcatccgAATTATTCTGGTGGTAgcaaactagtttagatcccgcacaatgaatgcgcggtatttataaaaTTATTAATATAGACCCTGTgtaattcacttatttttcatgaatgcacggtatttatagagttttactttttagtctattatttatagaatttaaattaacaattcattaattatttttcatgtttctccttaatgtattctgattagagaaataaataaaaatttaaatcataAGAATTAATAAAATgagtgtttttttgtttttttatcgaaaaattaatgatgttaatttacaaatatttactaataacatattttttagctgcaaatttttatcataaaaagtcaatgagttttgacaaatatttattaataccatattttttagccgcaacttcttatcataaaaagttAATAAATTTTTATCAATAACTTCTGTAAAAAAAGAATTTCCTTATCTTAAAAAGATCGGAGATAAATGTGTGcagaatgtgaaatattaaatgttataaatctgatatttaaatacaaaagattatatccatttataacttatcatATCCACACctatagtatatgctaaaaataccaagtactattctaggaaatatgttttaggagggaaaagttggagtttcgcctattcatttagtaaataaggGATTACTCTCCTTTGCCCCTTCATTACCCCTAAACCCCTCTACGTCCTTACCCCTTACCCCTCGGAAAAATGGGATTTTCTTTCCCTTAATTACGAACATCACTTTCACCAGCTTGGCCACTACCCAACACTCACCACTACCAGCCCCAACCCCAACCCCAACCCCAACCCCAACCCCAACCCTAACtctaactctaactataactctaACTCTCACCATCATTGCATCACCATGTCATACCCAGTCTCTGGCAACTAGATCTCGTGGCCTCCCACCCTAGCTCCTACTACCGCCGCCTTCTACCAAATTGCCTTTCCGCCACCAATGTTTGCCACCACCTAACGTCGTGCCCTGAACAATTACCCATGCCAATCACACATATCGTTGTCGACGCCCTCACCGAAGGCCTACTAGTCCTCTATTACATCTCCCTTCACTATCACTAGGAACTAACACCACTTGAAACCCATAAAAAACTTTCCCAAGACCTGAAAACTCATCTCCCACTCACAAAGCCACTAGAACTAGTTGAGTTATAAATGTGTTTGGTAGGCTAAAACAACACGCTTATCATCGAGATCGGCCAACGACCAGGAAAGGGTCCTAAAAGAGAAGATACCACGATTATTGTGAAGAATGACGTGGATGAAGATGAAATTGATGAGATGACTCCGGACTAAGAGGCCCGAACAATGCCCTTCATCAAGAAAATACTAGCCGAGGATAAGGCTAAAGCGTACAAGATCACGATTACGAGGGACCTGTTTAATACCCCCTCCCCACCATGAAAAGGCCAAGAATGACGACACTATCAGCAACCCAAGGGAAAAAGCAACCCGAGTGGAAACCACACGCAGGGAATCGAGACGAAAGACAGTGGAGGGACTGGTAATGTAACACcctcttcttacccggccaaggtaattagggaATGTTAcagtctcggtttcccgaggcactgaaatcggaattacaattaagaaactcttAATATAAATagcaagtttagtgattacataaacgtaaacaaatgaataaattaaatacaactcgtctatgactatatCATCCACCTAGTGgctatgtactcgactccaaagtccgTAGCGTGACCCGAATCCTGATCATGTCAACAAGCAacacctgtactcaacctgctccccatatgatcggaaatatcatatgaatTGACACCGGCCACCTcgtaaataggtgacaattacacagacacacaacacctcaatttcaattaataaaatgtgtgagtatgcaacatgactatgatatgaatgagacgctCTCAAACAACCACCACGCCGGTACTgggattgtaatactacggtttttcttaagttgtatactcgaccgagtagagcctattcggccgagtagtgctagaTGTGTcttctgttttggttctgccgaggaatactcggccgagtatgttgaatactcgaccgagtatactttatactcgaccgagtatccggtctggcgtgtAATTATTCAGcggttgatgcgggagtgtttagggattatttatttgttaaaacAGTTTCTAAACGCCATTTCACAACCCTAATCACTTTTACGATAttctaatcactcccaaatctccTACTGTGTGTGTAATCATCGTAGCTTTTGCATTCAATCCTTCAtcctttcgtcggtaagtctttattcccatgtttgttgatgattaattctagggtttgtctttaatcatgaattgggggaaatgaggttttacagttagtgattggaattatgtgattgttgttgtaggtgacgatgtggtatttgttatgcatttgtgtggttgattgcagcatagcggattgcgaaaatgtagggtttccctactcggtttctgttaattgatttaagactgtgcttgtgttgtaaatGTTGTTacccgctgatcatcggagtatggctgttgtgttgtgacggttgtggagtTGGGcaactgtgatgctgtgtgtgttgtgattgtggtggagtcacttgcgggagtggcttcacaccctagttcgccctccgtggaacccgtcacgggaggggatgtgcacattaagggacagggatttttagtcgctcgttgatgagctggacttggtgggatgggctgcggtcacccactggcggcgtggattacctgttgcgatgggtaatctggcagggctacacacttcggtgtgtagtcggttactatgtgagatcgggagaccggagagtgtggatgatcagccggttgcactatttgtttgtcttacattgattgaatggtactaaaatctgcggtgatccattcggggatggtgagcagactgtgACAGGTAATACAGATgcttagctatgggacagttatggggagtcatcactcgagtctagcttccgccgtcgaGAGACTTAGCTTGCTTTCTTTGTAATTAATAGTTATTTTGCAGTTatgttttggtttggttttgagaacatgtattcgctaactctctatactttaataaaggttgtttggaattggtaactttgatatattaacctcgggaaaccgagatggtaacagtctttcatgctagggtagtccttggtaaggtaccttggtatgagggagtgttacaaagtggtatcagagccgaagattctggcacctaaaactaatgaacccaatgaacttagggagtctaaataaaatgaacccggggagagttgttgggagctaccgcaaagacttgggagacgtcccgaagtcgcactatggccctcaTAATCTCAATCCGGTCACCAGGGGGAATTTGTTGTGAGTCTTTTCGATGCGTGTGTGTGGTATGTGGAACTTGAATGGTTGAATCATGTGAAAGGAAGTGAGATATGTGGAAACATGTGTAAGACATGGTGAAACTTGTTGAAACGGATTTGGTATGAAATATGTTGacatgttaagtgtttattatgtggaTTTCAAAAGAGTAGTGGTACATGAGTACATAATCATGataatgttaatgtttggttgttggtagtagcatgtgattaaggtcatgcgtctatgcatatgaatgtcgtgtttaattttcatgtgggtatgataaaattTCACCtctgtactggtttttagaagtattgggtcgttattgtttgttttatgcatttttaagttgttttgttaagaaattttgatttgtatacaaaccgattttggaagggttgtcttaaaactgtcataagtcgcgTTCTGGATATGATATTGCTGTGactccaagttgaggtgataggttgtcctcttacgattctaacgataggtcacacgcccaaaatgaccaagtaaagagtgagatatgactgttttacgaaaactggacgatgctgagaactatgttggtactcgaccgagtaaagtaataatcgaccgagtaaggtctactcggccgagtattcccaatactcgaccgagtaatccttctgcgacaattgagtttacttctggagtcgaaaactcgaccgagtaatatagctactcgaccgagtagcttgtactcgacctagtatgttatgtactcgaccgagtacctcactgGGCGGCCACTTCGAGTCGGTGGCTATGtccttacttttgttttgagtcggtaactatgttcttacattgttttgagtcgtagggcaTATACACATGTATgatttgagtcttaacgcattcttttatatgtgtgacggtcttgatacgtaagttaccggaagttatgacgtggagaatgccggcttatgagggacatgtgttgggtaaggaagacatgtgttaatgtggttgtgaaggatagtggaaaaagaaaagggaagaatgatgagctaatcgaggtaaagaacatgttttgtgagatatgatatagtcgtgggttgagtaatataaaagtaagtatatTTGAGCAAGGGTGATGTgggtgtaaagaaacgtgagaaagaAAGATTGAGGTGAGGGATATGAATAGTGACATAGTGGTATgagtaaggatttatggagggagacggttaggattgtgttggttaaggatatatgtgagaAAAGGCCGTTATAGAGGGATGAAAacaaatggtgtatagtgagatcgagttatgccgcgatgggtagatagtggtcgagtttggaaatttggaatatcaagaggtgagcctagtatgtaattccttgggaaattcacggtatgaggtaaatttttggtttcctagagatacgaaagggagatacgactacaggaagagtaaccattagtgtgtagacttgatgtgacaagggtgagtgagaagcaagatgagacaggataaatgataagaagaatgataaggtattgttatgaattaatggaattagagttgtggagctatggaaaataaacaaattactacagagataggtagaaagagaaaggagaagaatTATTAactggtattattgagtaaaaaggtagaaagagggatggaagtaagttgagagaacgttggcCGAAGCTAatgagcatgaaggtaggaaattatgaaatgtacgatatccccactagagggtgtgagttaatggttatataggagagcatgACGACGtattagccgtgagtttcgaggtattaagggaataagaagcttgtggagtgttgcaagatctgagattttggtggagagttaggtagcgatatgataaaggatagaattgggaataatgtttaGGTATGttctgttgatggattggatgttcgttatttgggatgataaccaaagagaggaaatagattgttatattaagaagtgatagtaagagagtagtcacatgaaggatgatgttactttagggaagttagttgttctaatgaggttgattttgtggaggtggttagtatgtttggttgtgaggaagtataagatgtggatatatgaggtgttcgctggaagttgggtactgatgttatggctacatttgccgaaggggtgataattgtgtgtatgagaggatatgttatgaagggcacctgagttaagtccggatgagaggtattcattgtcaagtggtaacttacgtgatcagaatTGGCTACTTAAATtagattatgggtccatgaggtaTGTAAAACTTTGTGCgaggtcctggcctcacgagtaataGTGTTGCGTGATAGTTACGAGTTGTTATATGTGTGTTCTGCGTCATATATTATACTCATATGTGTAGGTATTATatctgtaagtaatggtgtgagATTCCGGtctcaagagtcatggtatggataatattcataaggttggtatttgggatcccgtctaatatgctgcgtcgtgatctggtagagcagttttaataaagtcttgtggtcaaggaagttgtgctgagtcagtgttatgagattgtaaaagctGTGATGAatatcgatgtggttgttatgCACTGTGcgcggtaattcgtgttgtgataggagtattttcgtgttgtcatagatcgttgtttgtttactgttatTTCTTGTCAGTCTCGGTTGGGGTATATAGGCAGTTGTGTTGGTTCCCTATGTTCCTGACCAGTGTCGGTAAGGATATGGTTCTGTTGGTTTTATAGAGtaggatatgaaagagagttgggtatggttctgttgaTGTCATGGTAAAGttatattctgttaatgggacacagttgtgaggggtggttggagtacttttgatcttgttttagatgaggcattagTGGAcaatagttgtggcaagagaattgtggaacatgtgtggtatgaTCTGGAAACTACAAGTGGTTTATCGCCTTTTCTTGGGACAGGGAGTACGGAGTTTTAGGACTTAGTATCGTGTAAAGTTAAGGGAGTAGTGGTAATAaagaagatgaacttgagaagctaatgtaagtatgtgtaacacttgaggattgtgagataagattgtggagatgagtgtatatgtatatagaagtatgtcgtgttgtggtaatgttgaagagatggagtagtggctatattggggattttatgatatatgttatgggagtgcagaataattggaggcacgagaactgttaaagaaagagagtcttggatataggaatggttgtaggtgttgaggttatagtgggttatcgatgtcatgcagtagtaatgaggattatgggaggtatagcaacggacctagtattagtgagttacgaggacgtaacattcatcttaagaggagtaggatgcgacaagagagtttgatggtcatacagtttgcaattggaagtttgagtgttggtgcagAATAgggatggatttgtgtgattgccgattttattacaggtaatggcagtgctcgtagtagtatgatgtttatgagtgagagtaacggattgtgtgagtATCTTTAtatgtgagtaaacttcgaggacgaaattcgttttaaggatggtagaatgtaacattctgttttgATGGCTGATCTTATTTTGTggtttgtcttggtattgagttgctagtgagcgttacggaagtgagacaaggttggcaacattatattgtggttgttCGATAATTTTATGGAGTTTATattgagaggatatgttatctagtaagcgtggttagtggagttggtgttaggtgtccatgtttttttaggttgggttggaacttcggggacgaagttctttttaaggagggaagactgtaatactacggtttttcttaagttgtatactcgaccgagtagagcctattcggccgagtagtgctagaTGTGTcttctgttttggttctgccgaggaatactcggccgagtatgttgaatactcgaccgagtatgttgaatactcgaccgagtagaggatactcggccgagtatactttatactcgaccgagtatccggtctggcgtgtAATTATTCAGcggttgatgcgggagtgtttagggattatttatttgttaaaacAGTTTCTAAACGCCTTTTCACAACCCTAATCACTTTTACGATAttctaatcactcccaaatctccTACTGTGTGTGTAATCATCGTAGCTTTTGCATTCAATCCTTCATCCtctcgtcggtaagtctttattcccatgtttgttgatgattaattctagggtttgcctttaatcatgaattgggggaaatggggttttacggttagtgattggaattatgtgattgttgttgtaggtgacgatgtggtatttgttatgcatttgtgtggttgattgcagcatagcggattgcgaaaaggtagggtttccctactcggtttctgttaattgatttaagactgtgcttgtgttgtaaatGTTGTTACCctctgatcatcggagtatggcagttgtgttgtgacggttgtggagttgggacagctgtgatgctgtgtgtgttgtgattgtggtggagtcacttgcgggagtggcttcacaccctagttcgcccttcgtggaacccgtcatgggaggggatgtgcacattaagggacagggatttttagtcgctcgttgatgagctggacttggtgggatgggctgcggtcacccactggcggcgtagattacctgttgcgatgggtaatctggcagggctacacacttcggtgtgtagtcggttactatgtgagatcgggagaccggagagtgtggatgatcagccggttgcactgtttgtttgtcttacattgacTGAATGGTactaaaacctgcggtgatccattcggggatggtgagcagactgtgACAGGTAATACAGATgcttagctatgggacagttatggggagtcatcactcgagtctagcttccgctgtcgaGAGACTTAGCTTGCTTTCTTTGTAATTAATAGTTATTTTGCAGTTatgttttggtttggttttgagaacatgtattcgctaactctctatactttaataaaggttgtttggaattggtaactttgatatactaacctcgggaaaccgagatggtaacagtctttcatgctagggtagtccttggtaaggtaccttggtatgagaggttgttacaaggatattgtaacactcccatataccaagaagccttaacaagaccttccctaacatataagggcgttaccatctcggttgaccGAGGACAGTAattatcaaatgtcgataaaagaacgtttaagttatattacaagtgatttacaaCCAACCGGCGATATGAAgtatacaactcaaaaccacaaTCTACTATATGAACTACTTATGTtgtgactcgtgatagactcgtccctccaagcacccagctatggtCCAAAcaacaacctgctaagactgactgctcaccatagtggatcacggcagacacaacagaagcaacaaCACAACATAACCACACCAGGTCAACAACTGAGGTAACAAATATACAACAGCAGACACAACATAAGTACAACAACACACAccacacctcctccaaccaaccacatctctgactgcccgaaggtccagtcctgtcagtggaggaccgcagccgttcccaccgacctaagccccgctcatctatccgcccatgttccttaatgtgcacatcccctcccgtggcgggttccacggagggcgaactaagggtgtgaagccactcctgcaagtgactccactcagccgatggtgcacctcaagaaccacagacaaacaatcacaatcggctgtacaacaacaaacaccaaGTACTATACCAACACAACATTAACAACCACCACAACCAATCAGAAATACTGACTCTACACCAACCAAACAACACCAATAGAcactctagacaatcaacagtactgagtaggcgaacctacctttagcaaaccgcagcgattccgcgtccgatcacAAGACATCAACCAACCATGAAAACCACTTATACAATCAATACAACCGTCTATTACTACCACTACCAACCAAACAGAAAACAACgacgacgacgatgatgatggtaacatacctatacaaagaaatctggcgtcaagaccgctacccgactcaagcatcccatccccatggtgtaagcaTCCTCCAAGGCCTCAAGGAAAGGGATTATGGTGAAGGAGAAAGGAggtgacgacatctaggtttaggaaaaagAAGTGgggaaatgatttggggtttcacgatATACGacttataattccccgctgcaacctcgttactcgatcaagtaactaacttacacgatcgagtgacctctactcgatcgagctcccaagctactcgatcgagtagcctcagctagatcgagtaccacataAACCAAAGCTCAccacgtcggtcaacgggtccctaaaaggacgggtattacaatcttcctcccttaaaagaacttcgtccccgaagttcgactcatcctcccccgcAATACAAGGTCAAGGAACCAAAATAACCATCACTGTTTATCCGACACAGGACAACCCAACCACTTAGGTATACCATTCCGCTATGCGTGTTCATCAACCATTATCATCATCTATCTTGGCACAAATCACACAACACGACTCCCCATCGATCACTAACTTCCTATTGCATCaccaattacacattgcacacaAAGACAACTAACTTGATTATTACTTGTACTCATCTCATGATATTAGTCAAACGTAAACCAACACAACTATCAGACTATTCTTTCATCCATTACTTGCCCACAACTAACAGATACAAACACTCAAAATGACAGTCCTATTACTGATGCACAACAACACTTCATTCATTCCACTCTATTACTTCAACCACACAATACAATAGTTCTACTAACAACGACTCTACTAATTGCTACTACATCCAATTCTCATGACAACATAATGAACAATTAATTGAAAATAAGATATAACAACATGCTATTTATTCCACAATTACAAATTACTATACAATTGCACAGTAACTACTACGAAATTAACCAACAACCATTTTAAACTCGCTACGAACTTGTCATAAAAGTACCATAAAATTGCCATAATTATGTCATTTTcctcgcgacattactcttcccctattaa
It includes:
- the LOC141591040 gene encoding uncharacterized protein LOC141591040 → MGSPTPIKKLSQWIQRRSLKMKIILGAVIALCCLVALRYIVKDYDHFFVASESIHALGIFVLILKLTTGSKRSCSGLSLKTQELTAIFLSARLVCSFMMENDIHTVLDSVTLLFTLWVIYMIRFKLKSTYIKELDTMPLYYVVVPCAVLAMVVHPRAMSSFVARVLWSFCLCVEALSVLPQLRYMRNAKMVETFTAHYVFALGVARFLGCAHWIFQIYESRGAYLFMAGRGHFWILLMLVAEAVQTFILVDFCYYYVKSVMAGKLIIRLPSPV